One Drosophila ananassae strain 14024-0371.13 chromosome XR, ASM1763931v2, whole genome shotgun sequence genomic window, atgtttatttatttatttatataggTGTGTCtttgtatggccatactaagtacaatttatgaaataaagatttttaacctatccttatgaactgtttgtttcctatgtttattatttgttattataatgttgtctctatctcctatttccgttacTATATACGGACCTGTATATTTAGGATCTAACTTATGACCTGtctcgttttttaataaaacttggtcacctactgatatatctatatcccTTACTTTATGATCATATagaattttatttctattcttatttgtttctaacataactctagctcttttataggcTACTTCTAATCTATACTTACTCTCCTTAGCATAGtcatctatattatatagtgcTTCTATactatctatgctattaaaatgtttcggtaaattacttgttttaccgaatactagctcatatggacaataagtGTGTGCCATAGATggggtcgtgttgaaacagaagacaaaatattgaagccatacgtcccaatcagttttatcaaccgatatgtaagatcgtatgtactcattgaaagttctatgacttctttctattgttccaactgtctggtggtggtgtgctgtggatgtaatattttcaatctttaaatatttgcataaatcgtctataattgaattcttatattctgttcccatgtccgtaatgaacgtcttcattggaccgtacttcagaataaaagattcaaatattgctttagcgacagtattagcatttttatttggaaCAGGTATTGCAACTAAATACTTAGTTAAATCACATATTAAAGTGACTGCATActcattgccattttctgattttggcaATGGACCAATGgtgtccactatcactctgtcgaaagcGTTTATTGGTGTGTCTGTAATTGTTAAAGGAGTCTTTatgtgtttagttattttggctttctggcatttttgacattttcttacgtactcagttatatctttagacatgcctttccagtaatagtgtctttttactttggccaaagtttttgatatgccagtatgacctccttgaattggatcatcatgaaatgtagacaaaattgcttctttttcttttaaatttgttattttggtcaccgggttgagtagcgctactcttaatgttttcaagattttattgcccattaatttaaaattatctactGAAGTatattcaaagatattttcccacggtgccactttgagttggctgattttatgtataccggcttgcatttcaagcctttggaaaaattgatctaagtcaataactccattagtatataaatcgctaacatcatatcttgcagtaatttttctgccttgtttaaataaacataacgaattttttatctgcaaggtcactactttacgtacttcatcattgtttatgacgtcgtatacgttgggcttagaagctttatttaaagattgcataggcaattcttgtttttgattttccgcgcggaatttttgtctactttgatatctggtagtgactttcaatatatttctagttatattttgtagatctttgatggttatccttgataaagcatcagctacataattatcttttccctttaaatattCGACTGTAAAATCGTATTCTTCTAGTTCGAGCCTCATACGTGTCAGTTTAGAACTGGGATTGATCATTGAGAAGAGGTATATTAAAggtctgtggtctgtttttattaagaaatgctttccatatatatatggtctgaaatgTAATATCgcccaatgaattgcagccaattcctgctcagtagtacatttgttactttcaccttttgtaaatgctcttgatgcgtatgcaatggGAAGTTGGAGTCCATTatggttttgagttaaaaccgctccacaTGCTTGCTTACTTGCATCTGTTATTATACAGAATTCTTTAGTGAAATCTGGATATTGTAGCAAGGTAGGTTccataagttttgtttttaagtattgaaatgcattttcacactcatccgtccatttaaaaggaacattctttttacataatcttgttatgtgccgTGAATAGTCggcgaaattttttataaaacgtcTATAATAGTTACAAAATGCTACGAAACGTCTAGCACTGTCCGCGTCGTGCGGAACTGGGTAGTTCATAATGACATCGTATTTCTTGTCATCTGGAAGTattcctttatcagtgcatttatgacctagaaaagtcacttcatgcataaaaaatgaacatttttctggatgtaactttaggttgtatcttctacatttctcaaaaacatctgTTAAGTTCTTAAGCATATGCTTTTCGGAACAGCCAattactattaagtcatccatataaaggaatgcttgaGAAGGTTCTAGACCGGAGAACgcaatagtcatcattctttgaAACGAATTAGGGgctatttttaatccaaaaggtaatcgcgtgaaacgatatgagcCGTTGCTCGTTGAAAAGGACGTTATATCTCTTGAGCctttttcgagttcaatttgatggaatcctgacattaagtcaagacatgaaaagtattttgctcgacctagttgatctaaaatgtcatcaattctaggtaatgggaatttatcagatagtaattttttatttatctggcggtagtcaattactaatcgccatttctTAACATTTGACCCGGGGGATGATTTCTTAGGCACAAGTAACAATGGGCTATTGTATTCAGATACTGACGGTTCGACAATCCCGTCAGAGATTAATTTACCTACTTGCTTTTGAATTTCGTTCACCTGACTATGTGGGCTTCgatagttttttatatatacgggttcatcatcttttaatctcaatttctgtttataaaaattattggtggttattgattcggtttccaatccgaatatatcgctatactgggtgcataagcTAGAAAGCTGTGACTTAAACTGTGGagggaagttttttgaaagttgtGATAGTACGGATTTTTTCCTATTGTCTGAATTTGTATTGACTACATCGTAGTTCGAAAGTGGTTCATATGTTAGGTTATCAGTACTGACTACTTGGTTGGTATTTGTTGTGTTTAGTAGTCTTATGAAGGCATTATTagatgttgctatggtatttgcaatataaatgccatgctgaatttcctgatttggaataaatacaCTGTCTTCTTTTAAGTTAAGCTCAATTTTCCGAataacttgggatcttgctggcagaagtaTTGAATTATTGCCAGAACTATGAGTTATTGGTACATTAATTGGAAATtttaagttattgggtctaattataagccaatcttcagatggcttgaagtctaattgacagttgaatttttttataaagtcgATGCCTATTATTCCATCGCATGGAATTGGGAAATGTGAATTTAGAATATGAAAATCGTGTGGAATTATGTATTTAGTTGTCTGTATTTCCAAAGAAACTAaacctttggatttggttatTTCTTGACTTATGCCTTTTATGTCTATGATGTGATCATCTTGGATGTTTTGGAAGGTATCcgaagtttcttttaaaatggaaatgtctgcacctgtatctattaaaaagATAAGCTCTTTTCCAGTAGCtacattgaaaaatgaaacgaatATATTTTGACTGAGATTAATGGTGTGAACTCTGACTTCTTTTACTATTGAGTATTTAAAGGGCTTTGGGAGTTTCCCGAAGTGTTTTGGTCAGTATTTTGTGCAATTCTGACATTGCTTTGATTATTGCCATTGGGGCCTTGGTACGAGTTTCCACCGCCTCTATAGTTTCCTCTATATTGGCCTCGTCCTCCCCTGTTGTTttggttgttgtagttattgttgttattttggtaattgttgttgtagttattgtaaTTACCACGAGAATTACCTCTATAATTTCCACGTCCGCGATATGAGCCGCGCTGTGGATAATTCTTGAAATATAGGACAGTATTTGACTGTCCAGTTGCTTCGGTGCAACTATTGACAAATTTGGAAACAGCATCGTTCATAGTACTAAAGGTGCCAGCTTGCATGATAAGTTTCACCTTATcgattgtgcaatttttagtcattgctTTGACCGCATGCTGCGTGGAATAACTTCTGGCTAGCTCTAAAGGTAAACCATCCGTTATAAATGCACCTTCTAATGCTTTCGTCATCTGCTCAATTTCTTGGGTATATTGGTTAGCAGTTTTATTGCGCTGCTGTAGGTTCATCAGCTTCGCTGATAATACTTCTACAGTTTCGCCCTTGACGTTGCCTCTTAGTTTAGAAATCACTTCAGTAATTGTTGTCTCATTACCGATTAGATTTCTGGCGACAccttttagctttgtttttattatggaGACAGCTAATTCTTCGTGCTCGCCTTTTATCGATTCTATTATTTGTAAAGCATCAATGAAACTCGTTAAATTTTCAGCCTTACCATCAAAAACTGGTATAAGCTTGGATgctgtattaataaaatcaatatttgattgtgccattgttacaaagttaattattttgttttctattacaCTAGAGGTATCTGAATCTGCTGAATTGTCCAGATCAGTGTATACCGCTGGAATAGTAAGATTATTCAAATCTTCATCCTCTATTTTGAGGTTTACTTTGGGAATCTCTTCTGACTCTGATTCATTCGCTTCTGTTGATTCTGAGTCAGGTGCAGTGTCAACTGCTATTGGGGTGTTTAGAACGGTTGGTATCGATATTTCTAAACTGtacttttgtttaacaaatattaaattagatcGTAGTCGGATCAAAAGTTTCGATACCTGCGACCAATGATCTTGATTTAACCTTTCCCTGTGTTTATGTATTAGCATTcgtgcttcattaaagcattctACTAATATTTCAACATGCTTCCTAACAGTGTTCGTTTGGATAGGTCTATTCTGGGTTAGTGACTTATATGATCTgtcaaaattagttttaatgttTGATAATTCTGTGTATAATTTGTTCCATTCCATGCCTTTAGTTTGGCCGTACTTTGTGAGAGGAATATATtgacatattttatatttattattttattttattttttttttatttcattttcttagatttttaGGTGTTAACATTTATGTGTAATCTGTTGTTtgtgctatatatattttttccttatttttatttatttgctgctTATATTTTATCCAGGTCATTTCCCCGGCTCCTATACCTTTTTTTCAGACAATTATTATGCAGCTTgtaaatcttataaaaaacAGCGGCGCACATAATAACGACAATGATTACTAAAAGTACATGTACCCAATATAGATCAACGTTGGTAGATTCTACCTTGTTGATGACATTGgcagtggaatccactgtTTTTATGTCCAACGTCATTTTGGTGGGTTTTgcatatacttttatttgtgtttcattaaaattataaagatctTCTGTTGGAAATTTACTTATCGCATTACTGCGCATTTAAGTTAACAGCTTCCTACCTAGTTTTTTGCGTAGCTTTACAGGCTACACGTCTAATCGA contains:
- the LOC116655300 gene encoding GATA zinc finger domain-containing protein 4-like; the protein is MEWNKLYTELSNIKTNFDRSYKSLTQNRPIQTNTVRKHVEILVECFNEARMLIHKHRERLNQDHWSQVSKLLIRLRSNLIFVKQKYSLEISIPTVLNTPIAVDTAPDSESTEANESESEEIPKVNLKIEDEDLNNLTIPAVYTDLDNSADSDTSSVIENKIINFVTMAQSNIDFINTASKLIPVFDGKAENLTSFIDALQIIESIKGEHEELAVSIIKTKLKGVARNLIGNETTITEVISKLRGNVKGETVEVLSAKLMNLQQRNKTANQYTQEIEQMTKALEGAFITDGLPLELARSYSTQHAVKAMTKNCTIDKVKLIMQAGTFSTMNDAVSKFVNSCTEATGQSNTVLYFKNYPQRGSYRGRGNYRGNSRGNYNNYNNNYQNNNNNYNNQNNRGGRGQYRGNYRGGGNSYQGPNGNNQSNVRIAQNTDQNTSGNSQSPLNTQ